One Fusobacterium varium DNA segment encodes these proteins:
- a CDS encoding ribulose-phosphate 3-epimerase, protein MNKNIKIAPSILSADFSRLGEEIEAIDRAGADYVHIDVMDGIFVPNITFGAPVVKAIRNRTKLVFDVHLMIDRPERYIDDFVKAGADLITVHAESTLHLHRVIQQIKAHGIKAGVSLNPATPVNVLKYIINDIDMVLVMSVNPGFGGQKFIPSAVEKIKDVRALSKDVDIQVDGGITADTIGQCIEAGANIFVAGSYVFSGDYEERINLLKRG, encoded by the coding sequence ATGAATAAAAATATTAAAATAGCTCCTTCAATACTGTCAGCAGATTTTAGCAGATTAGGGGAAGAGATTGAGGCAATAGATAGAGCAGGTGCAGATTATGTGCATATAGATGTTATGGATGGAATTTTCGTGCCTAACATCACTTTTGGAGCCCCTGTTGTAAAAGCTATAAGAAATAGAACTAAACTTGTTTTTGATGTACACTTAATGATAGATAGACCAGAGAGATATATTGATGACTTTGTAAAAGCTGGAGCAGATTTAATAACTGTTCATGCTGAATCTACACTACATCTTCACAGAGTTATTCAACAGATAAAAGCTCACGGAATAAAAGCAGGAGTATCTTTAAACCCTGCCACTCCAGTTAATGTATTAAAATATATTATCAATGATATTGATATGGTACTTGTTATGAGTGTAAACCCAGGATTCGGAGGACAAAAATTTATACCAAGTGCAGTTGAAAAGATAAAAGATGTTAGAGCATTAAGTAAAGATGTAGATATCCAAGTTGATGGAGGAATTACAGCTGATACTATTGGGCAATGTATCGAAGCTGGAGCAAATATATTTGTTGCTGGTTCTTATGTATTTTCAGGAGATTATGAGGAAAGAATAAATTTATTAAAGAGAGGGTAA